From the genome of Triticum aestivum cultivar Chinese Spring chromosome 1A, IWGSC CS RefSeq v2.1, whole genome shotgun sequence:
GGGGAAGGGCATGGATTGGAGGGGATTAAATCTCCTACGGAGTACAAGTTAAAGTCCCCTCCAATCCTCTTCAATCCCTTTGAGAAGGGGTGTAACCGAACAAGGATTTATAGGGTCCAGCCGAGAAGAACAGGAAAAGATCAAGTTTAAAGAATGTCATGTATCTCAGAAGCTAGATCACTTCTCAATGAACAAGTTAAAACTGCCCCAACAAAAATGGATGGAATTATCAGCTTCGTTATCGACTAGGTATCAGTGAGAACATCAAGATGAATTAGTTATCAGTGAGGGTTTTCATGTGATTGCCACTTCACCATAATAACTACTCCCCCATTTCTATTTACTTCACATATTAGCTTTGTCTCAGGTCAAACTttctaaactttgaccaagtttatacaaaAAATAAAACATCTACAATACCAAGTCAATACCATTAGACTCATCATTCAGTATATTTTCATACCACATATATTTTTAATTGTGAAAGTTTAGATTGCTTTCGATGAACTTGGTCTAAAGTTTGACTTAGGTCAaagctaatatgcagagtaaataaaaacagagggggtATTAAGAGAGGAGGATCAAGGCAGCCATTAGAAACTGGCCATCATAACTCATGAGCAGCTACAAGCGTGACCAAGATGCATGCAAACAAAGGTTTAAAGCAACCGAGACACATATAAACACCCTACAACTTACAGATTTTAATCACAACCGAGCTAGAACTCGAGGATGGGCATAAAACAGGCATGGGCTGTACCACATCATACATTTACACTGCTATGGTATCAACTCTTCGATACGGGCACAAACCGCCCGTGGGCACCGTCTTTCAGCCACCTCGTCGAGCGGGTCTGCTTCACACGGTCCAAGAAAAGGCGGTGTCTGCATGCAGATCAACAAACAACGGCTTTGGTCATCTATCAAGGGAAAATTCAAGTTTAAATTATTTGAAACAAGCCTAGCATCAGGGTTTCGTCACAAACCTCTCGTAATCGAGCTTCTGGGTGACTATACCGTTCAGCAGAAGCTCCGCATCGAAAACATCAACACCTGCAGGTTCATCTTTACATAAGCTGGCAGTCCAGATTCTGATTCTGGACGACAAAATATGGAGCAGAGTGAGATATACGATATAACTAATCATAACCTTTCTCGACGAGTGGAGCGCATGTTTCGTAGTCCTCTTCACATGAGATGACCAGTAGGTCATCTGGTGCTTCCTTTTCCTTCCTTATGGACCTACCCATCCTCTCCAATGGCTGCACAAAATCCACAAAGTTAAAGGACAGAACTGCATCTTTCTGCAAATCAAGAACTTTGTGGGTACCTAAATAAGTAAAACATTCTGCAGTTTTCTGGAACTTAATGAACCCTAAAACCAGAGTACCTGAATGAGTAAAGATCTGCAGTTTTGTGTAACTTCATGAATCCTAAAAGCAGAGTACCTAAATAAGTAAAAATAATCTTCCTTTTGTACAAAAAGATTAATCAAACATTTGGCCTGATAGCCAGCTAATATTTTTTTGACGGCTTTATTCATGAACAGAATAGGCTTATTGGTTTCACATGACATTACCATACAGACTGCAAAATTGACACTAGCAAATGGTTCCAAGCAGATCCTATACATCTGATTCTAGATATCATCCAGCCAATGTAAACATGCCATTTAACACAAAGAACATCAAGTATTTTTCAAAAAGAATATATGGCAATAACCTGCCCAGAAGATGCGGAAACCAAGCTTGTCACCACCTCCCGACTTGGCTTCACATTTTGTGTCACAAACACTCTTTTCCCCTACATTTTTTTAATAAATATAATTAGAAAACGATCTAGGAAAGACTGAGGCAAAAGAAAATTATACAATTCACTTTACCAACAGCAGAGGACTCTTGCAAGCTGAGGCCAGTGATATAGGCATGCTGAAACCCATCTCCTTTTCCTTTTTGGCATCCCTCAGAATATACTTCTTATCGTTTACAAAACAGCCTGCTGCTCCACAACTTTCAAGCCACATTGATGTCACTACCAGTTTGCCACGTGTAACTGCCTCCAGCATATTCTTTGTGCGGTAAAAACCATCCGCCACAAAATGTGTTGCATCTGCAACGGAAAGTGCTTCATGGGCTCCTAAGCGTGCCAAGATCTACAACATAGCGTTACAATTATACCTCATTTCAAATAATTAATGACTAGAATGTACCAACACAGAAATATAGTAGCTACCTTCTTCTGACGCTTGATCACATCCTCATCCAAATGATGGCTGAAAATAATACTGCAACTGGTCATATCTTTTCTTCTAGAATCCTTTCGGTATCGACTTGGTAGAGCATTTTCAGGATCTAACTCCAGCAGCTCTTTGGCAACAGAGGATTTCAACAAGCTCCTATTCGAAGCTTTCGATGGATTTAGAGGACTGAAAGCAGGCGACAATTTGTTTACCACTTTAGAAGGTGTTTTCAGGGCACTATTCGGAACTGGAGAGTTACATTTTGGTGAGTTGCTTGCATCCTTAACACCGGGTGGTTTCTTTTGTCGCCGATCAGAGGTACTAAAACGAGAAGTTTTGCTGTTAACTCCCGATGAAGAATCAAGTACAGGAGAAGCAGCTGATGATTGTGTGATAATACTAGACAGCAAAGAAGTTGATCTGCAATCAGAGCGCTCCCTCCTTGCATACGTTAGCAGTTCTGAACTGCTAATAAAAATCCGTCTTTTCTTGGATGGCCTTGTCACTTCTGGTTGTACATCATGACCTGTAGCAGCCTCGGTAACTGCAGGAGCCTTTGCCTGTACCACTGCAGTAGGTGTTCTTCTCTGTTTGGGGTGAGATGAGGGCTCTCTGCGGAAGACATGAGTTGTTGGTTCATCTCTTAATGGTTCAAGGTTCTGAGCAACATTTGCACCGGTATGCCGTATGCTTGCATCAGTACTTTGCTGAAGACCCTGAGCATTATTTGCACATGTATTCTCTGTGTTTTCTTTTAACACAGAATCCGAACCATATTCTGCGGTTCTCTCACTAATCATCGGTCTCTCGAGTACATGTTCACTATGGTTATTTCTTACTTCTCCAACAGTGGCCTTCTTTAAGTTCTTATTAGAACATAACTCAGGAGACTCATAGAGGTTATTTCTACCAGTGTGCCTTGTTCGATGAGCAATAGGTGTACTGTCATACTTATTTCCATCAACTATCTTCGTAACTTTATTCTTCTGTGGTACTGGCTTTGCCTGCTTATGTTTCGTCTTTGTTGCACGATCTTCTAAATTTTGTCGCACGTCTTTCTGAGGTTTGTGGTTCATCTCAGTTACTTTTATTCTTTTAGAACGTGTCGTGACACCTTCCTGGACGCTGCTGGTTCTCTTTCTAGGAGGGTCACTCTTTGGGTTACTTTTTTCTACTTTAGATACAACTCTCAGATCTCTCTTCACTGGAGGTTCAACTTCGGCTGACAAGTTTTCAGCAGGGGAACTTTGTGCCAGTGCTTCTATAGCTTCGATAGCCATTTGAGTATCCTGACCAACATCATGCAAATCCACACTGACCTTTTCCTGCTGTCTTTCAATAGGTTTGGCAGTTGATAGATGATCATCCAAGTCTTTCAAAAGGTTTTTCTTAGTCCTTTTTCTAGAAGCCATCTTACTCTTCACCTCACTTTTGAGTAGTCTCGAATCCGATGAAGGTAAAGTTTCAGTCTTGTCACAAAGTTTGGACTTCGTTCTCCTTTTGCGTCCCTCTATTATTTTCTTGTCAGGAGGTGCAATTTTTGTGGAGCACTTCTTTGGCCTGGGAATGTCTGATTTCCCTCTGCCAGCTGATTGTTGCAACAAGATATCCTTGTTTTTCCTGAAAAAATCACCTCCGCCATCATCCTCGCGACTATCCACCCATGCAAAGACTTCTGCCTTTCCTCTGGAACTTCTATGCCGGTCAACCTTCTCAGCCAATAGTAAAGTTCCCATCTTAATTGAAACAGGTGGCTTTGCTTtttctaatttttttggtgttgGTTCTTGAGACGATATGCCGCCATTAATTGAGATCAACCCTTCCACAAAGTCCAAAGCATTTGCTTGAGATAGCTCACCAGGCTCCTGTGATCCGAGATAGCTTAGTCCAGCCAAACACCTGCTCTTGATTTCATTCTCTTCGTTCGTTGTGTCAGCAAAAAGCTTCTTTGCTGTTGAGCACCTGCCTTTGCTTTTACTCCCATCTTTTTCATGGCTCTGTACATAACCAAAAGACCCGTCATCAATCCCACGACCTGGGCAATCACCAAAGGACGCATTACACGAGGTAGAGTTGTCTACAATTTCCGTTCGGAGAAATGTTCCATTGGTCGAATCATGCCTTTTCCCTCGTCCCAAACTTCTGACTGTGGCAAGATCACATGTTTGTCACAGGAGAGCAtgttagaaaacaaaaaaaaaactagaTTTCAGTTTATTGCTACAATTTTAGTAGGGAAACTAAGGTTAAGATATGAACAAAAATGTTCTTCATGTTCTAATTCAGGAAAATAAATTTGACGACCAAGGGATGTCTTGAGTATCAGATTTGTGTAACATCATGGCATCTGTATTGAATGAAAAACAACAAAATACACTAATGATTTACAAGCCTTCATTCACAATATAAGGATCAACCAGGACTGAGCATGCTTCCCACAGAACATCACATGTGTATAACAAGAGCCTATTGGCCTAGAATTTTGCAAAATGGAAAATTTCTGGATGAAAAGCCAGAGAAAACCATATTCAAGTAGATCCAATTACCACATTACTTGTGTGTCCAAAAACATTCATGTGTACTTAAGAAATGGTGTGCCTAATTGCTGATACTTGCATTACCCTTGGAGTAGCTAGAACTATTAGATACAAGCATAGGCAAGATCTCCGGCGAGTAAGGTTAAACCAATGAAAGTGTGCAAATCTTTATCATGTTAAACTAGAGGTATTAAGAACTTTTTTTTTACTAATGACAATAATTTGTCATGTTACTTCTCTTGTAGCAAcaaaaaataaatcatggatatAACTGCAAGAGACCTAAAGCTTAATCACCTCTTTGCCAGGAGTAACAAACATCAGGAACAAAAACGTGATGGGACCACATTTTCAACTGAGTCAGAGTACAGTTTGCAACCAAATGTATGACTTCTGACTTTGCACATCTGTTCATGGATAACTATTGAAAATCGCAGGACAATGACCGCAAGGTGCACATTGAACATCCCAGAATGAACTTTAATGGAATCTTACATTATACAGAGACAATGTGGAGCTATGTGACTAGAAAGGCATAGTTAGCCAGTGATAACTAACCTGTGTCAGCTTCTTCTTCCGTGGAAGCATCAGAATCTACCGAATCCTCGGCATAATCCTTCACATCTGTCTCATTATTTGGCAGGCCATCATCGTCACTTTGCACTTGAGTGCCCTGGCTCaactcatcatcaccatcatcacccatCTCTTTATCCGAGTCTTCAACCAACTGGGTCATCCCACGTTGATCGGCAGCGTCATCATCGCTGCTATCATTTACCCTCTCCTCTTCCTGACATTCCTCGACCAACTGGGTCGTCCCCTGTTGAACAGCAGCCTCATCATCGCTGCTATCATTTACTCTCTCCTCTTCCTGACATTCCTCGACCAACTGGGTCTCGCCGCTCCCACCATCCTCAACCTCACATTCTTCAACCAACTGGGTCCTATCCCCATCACCAGCTTCATCCTCCGTGCTGTCACCATCTTCCACTTCCTCCTCCTCTACTGCCTGCGTCTGCCCAGCGACGCCACGGGCATCATCCTCTGAGTCCTCCACCACCTGCGTGTCTTCAGACATCCTCTCCTCCCCTTCCCCCTCAAATTCATCATCAACCGCCTCGGTCTCCTCGTCGTCGTCCAGCGGCTGCGTCTCGCCATACAGCACACCGGCGTCGCCATCGTCCTCGCCCCCGCTCTGCGTCGTGTCACCAGAGCTAACTGGAGACCCTAATCTCAGACCGTTGTCATCCTCCTCGCCCCCGCTCTGGGTCGTGTCGCCGGAGCTAACAGGAGACCCTATTCGCAGCGGCCACAAACCTAAGGTCAGCACATTTACACGAACCGCTCATGGAAAGAACAAAACCAGGAACCTCACCCAATGGCGGCGTCCCTCCGTCGTCCACGACCTGGGTCTCCCCGCCGTCCATGGCGAGACAGCCACGAATCTGCACACACACGCCTCACCAATCAACACCAACCCTAGACCCTCATCCGTTTAATAGCACCACAATAAtaagaaaacagaagaaaagatAGATGGGGGACACACATTTGGGGAAAGAACcgaaggaacaataaaaaacacaACCGCCGTACCAGGGGGTCCGCCGGAGATCTGCGGGGGCGTGGGCGGGGGGCGACTCCAAGAGCGGCGGCGCCTCCGCGATGGTTCGTGGAGGTGCAGCGGGGGGCAAGGAGGAAGCGGACGGGGGATCCGGCGACAAAAAATGAGGGCTTTTTCCTCTCCCCGGGGGATTCGGGAGTCGGAGTGGGGTTTAGGCGCCGcttctgcctctctctctcctgggAGGCTGGGAGGGAAACAGAGCCGGGAGAACTGCCGAAACTCGCGCCCGCTGAGGCGACGGAAGGGATCGCGGCCGTCCGTTTTCGAAGCAACGGACAGATCGTGCTCGCGGTCTCTGGCTGGGGGGTGGGTGGAGACTGGCAGATAGTCGGGGGCTTGCCTGCAAAAGCGAAACCCTTCCCCGAACGGAAGAGGCCTTGATTGGATTGTTGGATTTCTTTTCCGGCTGTGACTATATTTTACAAGGCCCCAACAAAATACTGATACACGCATGTATTTTTTTTATTGTATAAGATATAAGATGTGCTTGGTTCGTTGGTCGTAAATCCGGTTGTAACTGATAAGAGGGTTCGGACTCATCATCACCAAGCTGGACGACCATGTCGCCAAGGAGGTGCACTCTGCCCCCAACTAAGAACgggaaggggggaagaggaggaggggatACCTTGGCAAATCAGAGGAGGCCACTTGGAGCAGAAGTGAGTCGCCATCACCGTCAAGTAAAGGCTGTCGGTCAACGTCGTCAACAAGGTCACGAGCGAGTCACCATCGCGGCCAGGAGTGTGTCGTCGTCGTGCCTTAGGCCATCTCTAACATTGATCCGTAATTTTGCTCTAGCATCTGTCCGCAGACAGGAGAGGATCAGTACACGTACATTGGTGCGGGAGCCGGGCATCCAACGCTGCCATCATACATTTCAAGCATTGTTGGGACTAATCGTAAGAAATTCATGCAAACGCAACAGATTTCATATAAAATCatatgaaattcattacattttggacGATTTTCAACTAAAACTATTCCGGACTAAGGAAAACTAGTCTACGGCTGGCTACGGCGGATTTCCGATCTCACAACACGAATACCCTCAAGTCTATGGCCGCTCGCGGCGGATCTTCATTGTCTTCCCCATGTCTGTCAACCCGCTCATCGGACTACTGTgagccctggaggtatatgcttGAACGCAAAGGGCGGCTCGCTTCCCCATGTCCGGCAGCACCGCTCATCGTAGTAGAATCGCTGAAATGTGCTTTAGCCAGAGGGAACAGGGACACCCGTGGCCTTCATGGAACCCAAGCGGCAACAAGCTCCCATGTTCTCcctctcctcgatgatggcagcggacACGAACATGCTGGAAGCAGCCTCGTCGATCTCCATGAAGCCGACTTCTTTCTCCGTCGGCAGGGCGCGGGCACGCAAACGTTGAAGGCAAATGGTGCTGTCGCAGGCATGGGAGGTGCGGTGCGACACGGCTCATCCACGACAGCCACGATGCATGTGTCAAGTCTTCTAGTCGATAGGAGACGCTGCAAGAAACTGCGCTTGGCACGAGTTGGTGCTATTTAAAGGCGGGACTACTTAAGTCGAAATGATATGGGTTTTCACTCTTTTCTTGTCCCTTTTTTTCAAGTTTTTTCCATTTTGTTTCTTCACCGGTTTTTTCTCctttttaatttgttttttctttctttttcattttttctttatttatttttcaatTTTCATTGGGTTTTTCTTTTATCCCTTTTTCCTAAAGTTTTGTTCCTTTCTTTCTCGTTTCTCAtcaattttttgtttttgcttgGTTTTCTTATTTCTCctctttttgtgtgtgttgttttttcTTATGTTTCTTTTGATTTTCACTCTGCATTTTTGTATATGTCAAATTTTTTTTTCTGATGCATGTTTAATATTTTTTATTACAAATTTGcccttttttgaatacatggtcaaagAATTTCCATACATATTTTTAAGTattaattaacatttttcaaatacaagattaacatttttttgaatacatggtcaacattgtgTCTATACACACTTTtaaatatttttgaattcatgattaacatttttcaaatacaaaattattttttaacacatgataaAGAAAATCTATACACGTTAAACATGTTTCGAATGCTTGATAAATttgtttcaaatacttgttcaattttcttcaaatgcttgattaacttttttatatacatgatcaaagtgttcatcatatttttaatacatggttaacattttcactatacacatttaacttttttcaaatgttttattaacattttaaaaatacttgttcaactatttttcaaatggttgattaacatttttatatactctctccgtttctaaatataagtcttttagggATTTCAATATAGACTATGTACGGATGTTATAGAATATTTTAAAGTctaaattcactcattttacttcatATGTAGTCAATATTGGAAtctataaaaagacttatatttagggacggagggagtacatgataaaaAATCATCATTACTTATTACATGGTCAACATGTTTTCTATGCACGTttagcatttttcaaatgcttgattaacatttttaaaatattttcaacattttCTAACATGGTTGATTAACTATTTTACATATGTGATAAAAATaatcattttttatacatggtcaacatttttttctatacacatttaacattttccaaagtCTTGAGTAACATTTTCAAGCAgttttcaaattcttgattaatTATTTTAAAATACATGCTCATATTGTTTCATACATTTTTTTCTGcatacattttttgtatatgtgATAAAAAATTTCTCTATGCACATTTGACATTTTTAAATTCTTGGTaaacatttttaaattttttatgtaGAGTAATTTGTGAAATATATTTTTAGAGTATTTGGATGTATAAAAGCAATTAAGTGGAAATAAAAAAACGAAAAAACGCGCATAAAAACAAAACTGAAGACCAGGCTGAATGTTCCCGTGCGCCTGGGCCGGCCTAACTCGAGCCGTCTCGCTGAAGGCGAGATATACGGGCGCCCGTTCCAGTGGCTTATGCGAAGCCCACCCACCCCTGAAAAAATAAATGTGAAGCCCACCCGTTTTTATTTCACAGGGGTATAGTTTACAGGTGTATTGGGCCCCAAAACGGCGAACCAAGCGGGGCCGAAGGGTTTCTCTATCCAtcgtccccgccgccgcctgctCGCTAACCTTTCGTCCAAGCCGCCGGATCGCCACAGCAGCCGCCGGCCCCCGCGGCGCCGCCACTGGCCAGCGGCACAAATCGCCCGCTGCCCACCGCCCACGGACGACCAGCCCACCGGCACACAGCAGCACGCGGACGGCGAGTTGGCCGACCCACGACCCCACGCCGCACGTATTTTGGTATAGCTTCTTTTGTTTATATCTACTCACTTTTCATCTTGTAACAAATGGGAACAGAGGTTACTTACTAATGACAACGTTCAGAATTTGAAAATTTTCACGTTCTTCTTTAGCTTGGCCCACGCAACAGTTCgtttgtagctccgccactgctgtCCAGTAGCCAACCGTGCAATGAGAAATTGGATGTTTGTAAGAGGAGCTCACATGAACCCCAATCAGGCAATTTCAAGAAATTTGGAATTTATTTCCTAAACTACAATGTTGTGAGCCTTGTTTCAGCTGTTTATGTTATGTTTTGCCAAATAGTGTAGTATGGCACTTGGATTAggttgattttttttttcttttggagtGTGCACACCCTCCATTTAATTGCTGGGTCTGCCACTAACAGGTGTAAACAACAGTATGAAATCATGTATCCGGTTTGCGGCATCATGTGACACAAATCATGCTTTCTACATTATGGAAAACCTGGATAAAGGAATCCTGATAATTAAGAAAGTGATTTCAGCAGAAGAAATAACAGGGAGAAAAAACCCACTGATGCTAATCATCTGTGGTTGTTTTACCAGCTCTGACTGAGTGGCAAGCAAGGAGGGCAGGAGCGTGGATCAGATTGGAGGAGAAATCATGACTGGTAAATTTCTTCCTGGTATTGTTGCTATAATCTTCAGTAAAGGCGGGCATGTCCTGTGGTGAATTTACAGCGCCGTCTGTTCTGttggtattttttttcttttcctcaggAAAGGAAGAGCAGAAGTCTCGCAAGGAGAAGCGAAAGGAAGCGAGATCGGAGAAGCACAAGCTGCGGTTTCTCTCTTGGGTTCAGCACCAGGTGAGCGCACCGAAATCTTTAAAAGAAAGTAGAGAAGAGTATCAGTCATTTCTTGGTAGATTAAGATTTTAATTTTGACGGGTGGAATTATCTTGATTCAGGGTGGCAAAAATAAGAAGACGACAGTGGTGTCCATGGAACCTAGTCCAGCAGAGGAGGTAAAACCAAAGAAAGAACccaagaagaggaggagggagccTGAGGATAGCCACAAGCCCAAGTCCAAATTCCAGGAGTATCTTGAAATGGAGATGGGTGGTGCTGCCGTGGGCAGAGAGGAGGATCTGGAGATGGAGAAGAAGCTTGCAAAAAAGCTCAGGGTGAAAAAAGGAAAGCTGGGAGGTCCAGATGATGGTATGGACGATCTTTTTGCGGACCTCGGATTTTGCGGTGACTATGGTTCGGATGGTGAAACAAAAGATACTAAACCAGAAAAGAAAAAACGGAGCAGGAAAAATAAGAATGTGAAAGATGATGCCATGGAGGAGGGCAGTGGGAAGGTAGTGGATGATAATAAGGTAgacaagaagaaaaaaaagaggaaaaataaGAAAGTGAAGGACGATGCTTCGGAGGAACCAGGTGGTGGAGGTGTGGAAATGGCTGAAGAAAGTGATGTATCAGTTCACGAATCTGAGGATGAAGAGCCTAATGTGGTTGAAACACCCCCGGTGTCAAAGGCGAAGTATGTACCTCCTAGTCTCCGTGCTATTTCTAGTTCAGAATCAGAAGAAATCTCTCTGTTACGCCGGAGAGTGAGAGGTGTGACTTCCAATTCTATCCCTTTTTTTTCAGTTTTATGCAACACATTTCTGATTTCCTTATCATTCTATCCATTTTGTTTGGAACCATATTCTCATGGATGGTTTCATTTCCTGTATACATCAGGACTTCTGAACAGGCTTTCGGAGTCCAATGTGGAGTCTATTACTCAGGAAGTTGCTGCAATTTTTCGTGTATAGTCCTATATcttcccccttttttccttctaatACTATATTGCGAAGCTTCTTTCAGATCTTCTGTTTTAGCTTGATTAATGACTTAGTACTTCTGGTTCTATTCCTATTTATCTGTTAACAGTCGGTTCCACGAGGTGTTGGCTGTCAGTTAATTGGTGATGAAGTTTTGGCAAGTTGTTCCCGGGGACCTCGTGGAAACGAACAGTTAAGGATCTTCCGTATAAGTCACATTTATTTGGTTATTATGTTAGCATGCTCACAGCTTAAAAGTTCCAATATTTGTTGAAAAATGAAGACTTTAACAAAATGGTTCTGTGTAATCATTTTAGAATGAGTTCGAGGGATCAACCTTAAGACATATGTGTAGGCAGATGATAAACTGGAAAGGATTGGTATCCTAAAGCTTTCATTTGGGAAAACCTTCTGTTCTGTTTGTTATGCTACTCTACTAAGGTAGGAGGTTGGTGAACTGAACTAATGAAATATGTTGTTTCATTTGTGCAGGTATGCTGCTGTATTTGCAGCCTTTATTGCTGGTATGACATGCTTGGTTGGTATGGACTTTAGTGCCAAAATCCTTTCCTCTCTTGCGAAATCTTTTGAGGTATGACTATTCTGATTAAGATAACACAAGGACCTTTTACATGTCTCTTTCTACCTAAATATATCTCCATCCCTTCTGCCTTGCTATGTATCTGCTTTGTTTCAGGATACTTAAATCATGTTTATC
Proteins encoded in this window:
- the LOC123039477 gene encoding mediator of DNA damage checkpoint protein 1 isoform X1 produces the protein MDGGETQVVDDGGTPPLGSPVSSGDTTQSGGEEDDNGLRLGSPVSSGDTTQSGGEDDGDAGVLYGETQPLDDDEETEAVDDEFEGEGEERMSEDTQVVEDSEDDARGVAGQTQAVEEEEVEDGDSTEDEAGDGDRTQLVEECEVEDGGSGETQLVEECQEEERVNDSSDDEAAVQQGTTQLVEECQEEERVNDSSDDDAADQRGMTQLVEDSDKEMGDDGDDELSQGTQVQSDDDGLPNNETDVKDYAEDSVDSDASTEEEADTVRSLGRGKRHDSTNGTFLRTEIVDNSTSCNASFGDCPGRGIDDGSFGYVQSHEKDGSKSKGRCSTAKKLFADTTNEENEIKSRCLAGLSYLGSQEPGELSQANALDFVEGLISINGGISSQEPTPKKLEKAKPPVSIKMGTLLLAEKVDRHRSSRGKAEVFAWVDSREDDGGGDFFRKNKDILLQQSAGRGKSDIPRPKKCSTKIAPPDKKIIEGRKRRTKSKLCDKTETLPSSDSRLLKSEVKSKMASRKRTKKNLLKDLDDHLSTAKPIERQQEKVSVDLHDVGQDTQMAIEAIEALAQSSPAENLSAEVEPPVKRDLRVVSKVEKSNPKSDPPRKRTSSVQEGVTTRSKRIKVTEMNHKPQKDVRQNLEDRATKTKHKQAKPVPQKNKVTKIVDGNKYDSTPIAHRTRHTGRNNLYESPELCSNKNLKKATVGEVRNNHSEHVLERPMISERTAEYGSDSVLKENTENTCANNAQGLQQSTDASIRHTGANVAQNLEPLRDEPTTHVFRREPSSHPKQRRTPTAVVQAKAPAVTEAATGHDVQPEVTRPSKKRRIFISSSELLTYARRERSDCRSTSLLSSIITQSSAASPVLDSSSGVNSKTSRFSTSDRRQKKPPGVKDASNSPKCNSPVPNSALKTPSKVVNKLSPAFSPLNPSKASNRSLLKSSVAKELLELDPENALPSRYRKDSRRKDMTSCSIIFSHHLDEDVIKRQKKILARLGAHEALSVADATHFVADGFYRTKNMLEAVTRGKLVVTSMWLESCGAAGCFVNDKKYILRDAKKEKEMGFSMPISLASACKSPLLLGKRVFVTQNVKPSREVVTSLVSASSGQPLERMGRSIRKEKEAPDDLLVISCEEDYETCAPLVEKGVDVFDAELLLNGIVTQKLDYERHRLFLDRVKQTRSTRWLKDGAHGRFVPVSKS
- the LOC123039477 gene encoding mediator of DNA damage checkpoint protein 1 isoform X2; this translates as MDGGETQVVDDGGTPPLGSPVSSGDTTQSGGEEDDNGLRLGSPVSSGDTTQSGGEDDGDAGVLYGETQPLDDDEETEAVDDEFEGEGEERMSEDTQVVEDSEDDARGVAGQTQAVEEEEVEDGDSTEDEAGDGDRTQLVEECEVEDGGSGETQLVEECQEEERVNDSSDDEAAVQQGTTQLVEECQEEERVNDSSDDDAADQRGMTQLVEDSDKEMGDDGDDELSQGTQVQSDDDGLPNNETDVKDYAEDSVDSDASTEEEADTVRSLGRGKRHDSTNGTFLRTEISHEKDGSKSKGRCSTAKKLFADTTNEENEIKSRCLAGLSYLGSQEPGELSQANALDFVEGLISINGGISSQEPTPKKLEKAKPPVSIKMGTLLLAEKVDRHRSSRGKAEVFAWVDSREDDGGGDFFRKNKDILLQQSAGRGKSDIPRPKKCSTKIAPPDKKIIEGRKRRTKSKLCDKTETLPSSDSRLLKSEVKSKMASRKRTKKNLLKDLDDHLSTAKPIERQQEKVSVDLHDVGQDTQMAIEAIEALAQSSPAENLSAEVEPPVKRDLRVVSKVEKSNPKSDPPRKRTSSVQEGVTTRSKRIKVTEMNHKPQKDVRQNLEDRATKTKHKQAKPVPQKNKVTKIVDGNKYDSTPIAHRTRHTGRNNLYESPELCSNKNLKKATVGEVRNNHSEHVLERPMISERTAEYGSDSVLKENTENTCANNAQGLQQSTDASIRHTGANVAQNLEPLRDEPTTHVFRREPSSHPKQRRTPTAVVQAKAPAVTEAATGHDVQPEVTRPSKKRRIFISSSELLTYARRERSDCRSTSLLSSIITQSSAASPVLDSSSGVNSKTSRFSTSDRRQKKPPGVKDASNSPKCNSPVPNSALKTPSKVVNKLSPAFSPLNPSKASNRSLLKSSVAKELLELDPENALPSRYRKDSRRKDMTSCSIIFSHHLDEDVIKRQKKILARLGAHEALSVADATHFVADGFYRTKNMLEAVTRGKLVVTSMWLESCGAAGCFVNDKKYILRDAKKEKEMGFSMPISLASACKSPLLLGKRVFVTQNVKPSREVVTSLVSASSGQPLERMGRSIRKEKEAPDDLLVISCEEDYETCAPLVEKGVDVFDAELLLNGIVTQKLDYERHRLFLDRVKQTRSTRWLKDGAHGRFVPVSKS